A window of the Bdellovibrio sp. ZAP7 genome harbors these coding sequences:
- a CDS encoding DNA-processing protein DprA — MTEIHALSQLIKSHPLYRVHRDEIHQTYLRLSQIGCLTEFYLRQAMQEYLPELGDSLEKNFTLFKDLCAETVRWKMQGMQFICYGDPLFPTQCYRMAEPPLTLSYRGSPCWMIERSISIVGSREPSADSLKWMEQELALFLEKQMPLVISGGARGVDQKAHSLALRKSIPTAVVLPSGLGEMYPSSLREWITPVLDQGGCFISEYDPQQVMHKRLFHHRNRLIAALGCATLLVEARRRSGTLITAHQAAELSRPVWVVPGHPLDPHFLGGLDLLLDGAQMVRDAQDLSTLFHSELLTDNFKTAGIVGVSSDSH, encoded by the coding sequence ATGACTGAAATCCATGCTCTCTCCCAACTTATAAAATCCCATCCCCTGTATCGCGTTCACCGCGACGAAATTCATCAAACTTATTTGCGTCTTTCTCAGATCGGTTGTCTGACAGAATTTTATCTCCGCCAGGCCATGCAGGAATATCTGCCCGAACTAGGAGATTCTTTAGAAAAGAATTTTACCTTGTTTAAAGATCTGTGTGCCGAAACTGTGCGCTGGAAAATGCAGGGCATGCAGTTCATTTGTTATGGTGATCCCTTATTTCCGACACAGTGTTATCGTATGGCAGAGCCACCACTGACGCTTTCTTATCGCGGCTCTCCTTGTTGGATGATTGAGCGCTCGATTTCCATTGTCGGCAGTCGAGAGCCCAGTGCGGATTCCTTAAAATGGATGGAACAAGAGCTGGCTTTATTTTTAGAAAAGCAAATGCCGTTGGTTATCAGTGGTGGTGCCCGTGGAGTAGATCAAAAAGCGCATTCATTGGCTTTGCGTAAGAGCATTCCGACCGCGGTGGTGCTACCTTCGGGACTAGGGGAAATGTATCCCAGCAGTTTGCGGGAATGGATCACTCCCGTGCTTGATCAGGGAGGCTGTTTCATCAGTGAATACGATCCGCAGCAGGTGATGCATAAACGTCTTTTTCATCATCGCAATCGTCTGATTGCGGCGCTTGGTTGTGCCACTTTATTGGTGGAGGCAAGACGTCGCAGTGGAACTTTGATTACTGCACACCAGGCCGCAGAGCTTTCGCGTCCAGTTTGGGTTGTGCCGGGTCATCCGCTGGATCCGCATTTTTTAGGCGGCCTGGATTTACTGTTGGATGGCGCGCAAATGGTGCGTGATGCCCAAGATTTGTCCACCTTATTTCACTCCGAGTTATTGACGGACAATTTTAAAACAGCAGGTATTGTGGGTGTTTCGAGCGATTCCCACTAG
- a CDS encoding lytic transglycosylase domain-containing protein codes for MKTKHLKSTLALVTATLVMVLFNNFEYVNWSKILKLPVIETVNEASRVAHAKELLGGRYKGSAAQKIEGRVALNLMIYKKVQGYLEPQWKNRAGDISSAIISESDKFNLDPVFVMAIIKTESTFNPLTVGSFGEIGLMQIKPDTAQWIANKYGIPWKGKKTLTNPVTNIRIGAAYMDYLRKQFPGKANKYVSAYNMGPKNVRRLLAQNVVPEEYNGRVMKNYKDFYTNLADAPTIQTTVATN; via the coding sequence ATGAAAACGAAACATCTCAAATCAACACTCGCTTTAGTTACCGCCACTCTAGTCATGGTTCTTTTCAACAACTTTGAATATGTGAACTGGAGCAAAATCTTAAAGCTGCCAGTAATTGAAACGGTGAATGAAGCTTCACGCGTTGCCCATGCTAAAGAGTTGTTGGGAGGCCGCTATAAAGGTTCAGCCGCTCAAAAAATCGAAGGCCGTGTGGCTTTGAATTTGATGATCTATAAAAAGGTTCAAGGCTATCTTGAGCCGCAATGGAAAAACCGCGCAGGCGATATTTCCAGCGCTATCATCTCTGAATCTGACAAGTTCAACTTGGATCCAGTATTCGTGATGGCGATCATTAAAACAGAAAGCACATTCAATCCACTGACTGTGGGTAGCTTTGGCGAAATCGGCTTGATGCAAATCAAACCTGATACAGCTCAATGGATTGCGAACAAATACGGTATTCCTTGGAAAGGTAAGAAAACTCTTACGAACCCAGTGACTAATATCCGTATCGGTGCGGCTTACATGGACTACCTTCGTAAGCAGTTCCCAGGTAAAGCGAACAAATACGTGAGCGCTTACAATATGGGTCCTAAAAACGTTCGCCGCTTGCTAGCTCAAAACGTGGTGCCTGAGGAATACAACGGCCGTGTGATGAAGAATTACAAAGACTTCTACACAAACTTGGCTGATGCTCCAACGATTCAAACGACAGTGGCTACGAACTAA
- the rodA gene encoding rod shape-determining protein RodA, whose product MLNSLHVEERTLFKKLDINFIVVILGLNIIGLINLYSATHGPSSIDVSNLFISQIMWLVVGWIVFLVMTILDYAIVTRVALVIYALNLGAILYVTFFGKIALGAQRWIDLGFFRYQPSETMKLALIMLMAKILSTKSTHGQGMGFKEMVGPLFVLGVPFVLVVEQPDLGTAMMLAAIGGSMVLFTKVRRWILVTAIAAGIVALPIAWKFVLHDYQKNRILTFLSPTNDPRGTGYNSIQSKIAVGSGRFFGKGFMKGTQSQLEFLPERHTDFIYSVLSEEHGFVGSLLVMGLFCYLFITGIRIATNARDKFGALLSVGVLCYVFWHMFVNMGMVIGLLPIVGVPLPLLSYGGSSMLTTMAGLGLVSSVAYRRYLF is encoded by the coding sequence GTGTTAAATTCATTACACGTCGAAGAGAGAACACTCTTTAAAAAACTCGACATTAACTTTATCGTGGTGATTCTGGGATTGAACATCATTGGTTTGATCAATCTGTACAGCGCGACTCACGGTCCGAGCTCCATCGACGTTTCCAACTTGTTCATCTCCCAAATCATGTGGTTGGTTGTGGGTTGGATTGTATTCCTGGTCATGACAATCCTGGATTACGCGATCGTCACCCGTGTGGCTTTGGTCATTTACGCGTTAAACCTCGGAGCGATTCTTTACGTAACGTTCTTTGGTAAAATTGCCTTGGGTGCCCAACGTTGGATCGACCTGGGATTCTTCAGATACCAACCTTCTGAAACCATGAAACTTGCTTTGATCATGTTGATGGCTAAAATCCTTTCCACCAAATCTACTCACGGACAAGGAATGGGCTTCAAAGAAATGGTCGGTCCATTGTTCGTTCTGGGAGTGCCCTTCGTTCTGGTAGTTGAACAGCCGGACTTGGGAACTGCTATGATGCTTGCTGCAATCGGTGGATCCATGGTTCTTTTCACCAAAGTCAGACGTTGGATCTTGGTGACTGCAATCGCCGCGGGTATCGTGGCCTTGCCGATCGCTTGGAAATTCGTCCTGCATGATTATCAAAAAAATCGTATCTTGACGTTCTTATCTCCAACGAACGATCCGCGCGGAACGGGTTACAACTCGATCCAGTCTAAAATCGCCGTCGGCTCCGGTCGTTTCTTTGGTAAAGGCTTTATGAAAGGAACTCAGTCACAACTTGAATTCCTTCCCGAGCGTCACACCGACTTTATTTATTCAGTGTTGTCTGAAGAGCACGGCTTTGTCGGCTCGCTTTTGGTGATGGGTTTATTCTGTTATCTGTTCATCACGGGAATTCGTATCGCCACCAATGCGAGGGATAAGTTCGGAGCCCTCCTCTCGGTCGGGGTCCTCTGTTACGTCTTCTGGCATATGTTCGTGAATATGGGGATGGTTATCGGTCTTTTACCGATCGTGGGCGTCCCGCTGCCACTGCTGTCCTACGGTGGGTCGAGCATGCTGACCACCATGGCCGGCCTGGGACTTGTCTCCTCCGTCGCCTACCGCAGATACCTGTTTTAG
- the lptF gene encoding LPS export ABC transporter permease LptF, translating to MFSIFNGKKAVQYIFFEMLPSFVLGLLVFISIILMFQVLRLTEFALVHGVALKTIGEIVGYVVISLLPVLFPMALLFSVLLTYGRLSQDSEIVAMKASGLAMGTLIIPALLLALIVGIVSAQTSFVIAPWGNRQFEVLFTRLANTKATAVIKEGTFAEGFFDMVVYANEVDSKNGKLRKVFIYDEKNGDVPLTVIAKEGSLLPDPERPGQEVLLRLQNGEIHRQAKTHTKISFDTYDVHFSEPDQYEERAKSPPSLTLEEVKNRLKQDFKDPEEHRIMQTELHKRWAISILCVVFSLIGVGLGTTTNRRAAKAGGMILCIGIIIFYWVLYVAAEGAARSGSLPVAIAIWAPNIIFGGIALQSLRKNWN from the coding sequence ATGTTCAGTATCTTTAATGGCAAGAAAGCCGTGCAGTACATTTTTTTCGAGATGCTTCCAAGTTTCGTCCTCGGTCTTTTGGTTTTCATTTCCATCATCCTGATGTTCCAGGTTTTGCGTCTCACGGAGTTTGCGCTTGTCCACGGCGTCGCTTTAAAAACCATCGGTGAAATCGTGGGATATGTCGTTATTTCACTTCTGCCCGTGCTGTTCCCGATGGCTTTGCTTTTCTCGGTCCTTCTTACCTACGGTCGCTTAAGTCAGGATTCTGAAATCGTGGCGATGAAAGCATCGGGCCTGGCAATGGGAACTTTGATAATCCCGGCACTGCTCTTAGCTTTGATTGTCGGCATTGTCTCTGCACAGACCTCATTTGTGATCGCTCCTTGGGGAAATCGCCAGTTCGAGGTTTTGTTCACACGTTTGGCAAACACCAAAGCTACAGCCGTTATCAAAGAGGGAACTTTTGCAGAAGGCTTCTTTGATATGGTGGTTTACGCCAATGAAGTGGATTCCAAAAACGGCAAACTTCGCAAAGTCTTTATTTATGACGAGAAAAATGGCGATGTTCCTTTGACCGTTATTGCTAAAGAAGGAAGCCTTTTACCAGATCCTGAGCGTCCTGGTCAGGAAGTTTTGCTTCGTTTACAAAATGGTGAAATTCACCGTCAGGCGAAAACGCACACTAAGATTAGTTTTGACACTTACGATGTGCATTTTTCTGAACCGGATCAATATGAAGAACGCGCTAAGTCTCCGCCTTCTTTGACACTAGAAGAAGTAAAAAACCGCTTGAAACAAGATTTCAAAGATCCGGAAGAGCATCGTATTATGCAGACGGAACTTCACAAACGCTGGGCGATTTCTATTCTTTGCGTGGTCTTTTCTTTGATTGGCGTAGGCTTAGGAACAACAACCAATCGCCGTGCAGCGAAGGCTGGCGGTATGATTCTTTGTATCGGGATTATTATTTTCTATTGGGTGCTTTATGTCGCGGCCGAAGGTGCTGCACGCAGTGGTTCGCTTCCTGTCGCCATAGCAATCTGGGCGCCAAACATCATTTTCGGTGGGATCGCGCTTCAGTCTTTAAGAAAAAATTGGAATTAG
- a CDS encoding ComEC/Rec2 family competence protein, giving the protein MEWVLRFSLFSILLITFSATPVANKSVFSYLVIWNVGQGQWATSIDDTTCRHFDVGGERFPWGKIAKLCRDKSNKIYLSHWDWDHIGALAKWPLSWQSCLAMRPQGSSSPGKMRLLEKFSDCAETLDVPHWQGLTVFKKSKKSAGKVDTNAASQITSYKGFLFPGDSPVKTETQWQNLPWVRETRVLLLGHHGSRTSTSEELLTHLPHLSMAVASARYARYKHPHAEVIYRLKKHRIPLLKTEDWGNIWFEY; this is encoded by the coding sequence GTGGAGTGGGTGTTAAGATTTTCACTGTTCTCGATTTTGTTGATAACTTTCAGCGCCACACCCGTGGCAAATAAATCAGTGTTCTCATATCTCGTGATATGGAACGTCGGCCAAGGACAATGGGCGACGTCCATTGACGACACCACCTGCCGACATTTTGACGTGGGCGGCGAACGATTTCCCTGGGGAAAAATCGCCAAGCTTTGCCGCGATAAAAGTAACAAAATTTACCTCAGCCACTGGGATTGGGATCATATCGGTGCGTTAGCGAAATGGCCTTTATCGTGGCAGAGTTGTCTTGCGATGAGGCCGCAGGGAAGTTCGTCGCCGGGAAAAATGCGTCTGCTCGAAAAGTTTTCTGATTGCGCCGAGACGTTGGATGTTCCGCATTGGCAAGGTTTGACGGTTTTTAAAAAATCAAAAAAGTCTGCAGGTAAAGTCGATACAAATGCTGCAAGCCAGATTACGTCTTACAAAGGTTTTTTATTCCCCGGAGATTCACCGGTAAAAACCGAAACTCAATGGCAGAACTTACCTTGGGTGCGTGAAACGCGCGTGTTGCTACTGGGGCATCATGGCTCGCGCACCAGCACATCGGAAGAGCTTTTAACTCACTTGCCACATCTTAGTATGGCCGTCGCATCAGCCCGCTATGCCCGTTACAAACATCCCCATGCAGAAGTGATTTATCGACTTAAAAAGCACCGCATTCCCCTGCTTAAAACAGAGGATTGGGGGAATATTTGGTTTGAATATTAG
- a CDS encoding MerR family transcriptional regulator translates to MMKDWFSISEFGKAAGLSVKALRIYEEKGLLVPSSRSESRYRVYGRGQLSQAQAILQFKQLGFTLEEIKVLLKETSDSSLQDFLERRLQESRLDLHNLKEQILSLETILTSLKLGRELSATERNQVMENFVTESVNKLKRRGVVDQQAEVQVAHEVSLYSEPHKILISGLRNVFEYAKSKNILMGPGRGNSGGSLVLYSEGYSQFNPLRYGLVPEYFSHTKMFWMDVEYSRSQEIGKMCDELSARCGLEVVAFRSPFLDILKMVQDKVGQIDFDSFSDMDPMILTAPQRLGTKGLYWCEPNETFHAFVTMNAEDRAKYSRASWDLENFYRSQAIANPMELMILDTLRDLSQRENFLGFRNRTERDCPENLPELKYTKGLLIYMEDWDLIFSRVANVSVIEARSIRMALRKDENVHADILAKIADPVVRDLLKDKVTKVFMKAHAVTCWWFFKRSAILKSLWEKEYLEAISDWEQKHKITWVDFGYKTQDGSLYLKA, encoded by the coding sequence ATGATGAAGGATTGGTTTTCTATTTCGGAGTTTGGTAAGGCGGCGGGGCTTTCGGTGAAGGCTTTGCGGATCTATGAGGAGAAGGGGCTTTTAGTGCCTTCTTCGCGCAGTGAGAGTCGCTATCGCGTGTATGGGCGTGGGCAGCTGTCGCAGGCTCAGGCTATTTTGCAGTTTAAGCAGCTGGGATTTACGCTTGAAGAGATTAAGGTCTTGCTGAAGGAGACAAGTGATAGTTCGCTGCAGGATTTTTTGGAGAGACGTCTTCAAGAGAGTCGCTTGGATCTGCATAATCTGAAAGAGCAAATTTTAAGTCTTGAAACCATTTTGACCTCTCTAAAACTGGGCAGGGAACTGTCCGCAACTGAGAGGAATCAAGTTATGGAAAACTTTGTTACTGAAAGTGTTAATAAATTAAAACGTCGTGGAGTGGTGGATCAACAGGCTGAAGTACAGGTGGCGCATGAAGTATCCTTGTATTCAGAACCCCACAAAATACTGATTTCCGGTCTTCGTAATGTTTTTGAATATGCAAAAAGTAAAAATATTCTGATGGGGCCGGGGCGTGGGAACTCAGGTGGGAGTTTAGTGCTGTACTCGGAAGGGTATTCGCAGTTCAATCCGCTTCGGTATGGATTGGTGCCGGAATACTTCTCTCATACGAAAATGTTTTGGATGGATGTCGAATATTCCCGCTCGCAGGAAATCGGCAAGATGTGTGATGAACTATCGGCCAGGTGTGGATTAGAAGTCGTCGCCTTTCGCAGTCCCTTCTTAGATATTTTAAAAATGGTTCAAGACAAAGTCGGTCAAATTGATTTTGATTCCTTTTCTGATATGGATCCGATGATTTTGACGGCGCCGCAAAGGTTAGGCACTAAAGGTCTTTACTGGTGTGAGCCCAATGAAACGTTTCATGCTTTTGTTACTATGAATGCGGAAGACAGAGCCAAATACAGTCGTGCCAGTTGGGATCTAGAAAATTTTTATCGCAGTCAGGCTATCGCCAATCCGATGGAATTAATGATTCTTGATACGTTAAGGGATCTCTCTCAACGCGAAAACTTTTTGGGATTCAGAAACAGAACGGAAAGGGATTGTCCCGAGAATCTGCCGGAACTAAAGTACACCAAGGGTTTACTCATTTATATGGAAGACTGGGATTTGATTTTTTCCAGAGTTGCCAATGTCAGCGTTATCGAGGCTCGAAGCATTCGCATGGCTCTGAGAAAAGATGAAAATGTCCATGCGGATATTCTTGCAAAAATTGCAGATCCTGTGGTGCGCGATTTATTAAAAGACAAGGTCACTAAAGTCTTTATGAAAGCTCATGCCGTGACCTGCTGGTGGTTTTTCAAACGCAGCGCTATTTTGAAGTCATTGTGGGAGAAAGAATATTTAGAAGCCATTAGTGATTGGGAACAGAAGCACAAGATCACCTGGGTGGATTTTGGCTATAAAACCCAAGATGGCTCACTGTATCTGAAGGCCTAG
- a CDS encoding tol-pal system YbgF family protein produces MKQLGRLAATLLLSLPLAAAAKSTNTIKGAAQTPKQQALLVELTGQDFRKQSDTALYAEMVSASQRDDEIGLKSRLQSLLTRFPASTYADNALFLAGRMAVEHNNFPEAIRYFGRIEKEYPNSDKAASARFAKAMTYKKMNLPQFAKRSLVEVRAKYPGSPESFRADAELKQFN; encoded by the coding sequence ATGAAGCAACTAGGACGATTGGCAGCAACACTACTTTTAAGCTTACCTTTGGCTGCAGCAGCCAAGTCAACAAACACAATCAAAGGCGCCGCACAAACTCCCAAACAGCAAGCACTGTTGGTGGAATTGACGGGACAAGATTTCAGGAAACAATCTGACACGGCCCTGTATGCTGAAATGGTAAGCGCTTCTCAACGCGATGATGAGATCGGCTTAAAAAGCCGTCTACAAAGCCTTTTGACGCGCTTTCCAGCGAGCACTTATGCGGATAATGCATTGTTTCTGGCGGGCAGAATGGCTGTTGAGCATAACAACTTCCCTGAAGCGATTCGCTATTTCGGTCGCATCGAAAAAGAATATCCGAACAGCGATAAAGCGGCGAGTGCACGATTTGCGAAAGCCATGACATATAAAAAAATGAATCTGCCACAGTTTGCGAAACGTTCCCTTGTGGAAGTGAGAGCTAAATATCCTGGCAGCCCAGAATCCTTCAGAGCAGATGCTGAACTGAAACAGTTCAACTAA
- the trxA gene encoding thioredoxin, which translates to MGVNTTAVTDGSFETEVLNSSTPVLVDFWAEWCGPCRALAPKLEEVATELTGKVKIVKVNVDENPATPSKYGIRGIPAMLLFKGGSEVGQLVGNHPKDAIVDFLTKNT; encoded by the coding sequence ATGGGCGTAAATACAACGGCAGTAACAGATGGTTCTTTTGAAACAGAAGTTTTGAATTCTTCAACTCCAGTTCTTGTGGATTTCTGGGCAGAGTGGTGCGGTCCTTGCCGTGCATTGGCTCCAAAACTAGAGGAAGTGGCGACTGAGTTAACTGGTAAAGTTAAGATCGTAAAAGTGAACGTGGATGAGAATCCGGCGACTCCTTCAAAATACGGTATTCGCGGTATTCCAGCGATGTTGTTATTCAAAGGCGGCAGCGAAGTGGGCCAACTTGTTGGTAACCACCCGAAAGATGCTATCGTTGATTTCTTGACGAAAAATACATAA
- a CDS encoding LysM peptidoglycan-binding domain-containing protein: protein MQKVKNKKFSVSLTIIFCALLVQFQTAHGQDAPPPDTTWDADPLDVLEPKKSETPIEPSVPEFTEIQPGSSSGQSVETPPPPAAPDVPTPEISAPNDVPAPTHADASSSFSDAGSSDPDFNKENRFHNIYKKYNAQPTSDEAWDKAVGARKSEVYKVEKGNTLWDISNTFFGDPNFWPKLWSLNNGSILNPHEITPDMNIKFYPGTMMDAPTLAVAGKEGETVAESEGDKIVEPSISEPPVPPTRRKHTPVLGSLPNSLPKGRFGVFDDSSAVEIEFRENKMPIPYEYLTYFVADNEVPGAGTITATELDSQTANEFQYVYVKLNGNQEKNYIVQKNMGEVFDPAVKGRKGRMVEVQGGLEILEKVNAEKNIYRAIVKKAIQPVEVGAVLVPGEVPMIDPRPGTVNNSANAKIMGGEFGKKRGLFGSNSLVFLDGGSARGFQVGQNLTIFADSALRNRQANAVLNDRNIGSLKIVNVTPNFATAYVTTSNEDILLGDYVGVGAKTASAGPDVQESHTPESKDQIDEELDLGGAPPVSPESGSEDLDLEL from the coding sequence ATGCAAAAAGTGAAGAACAAGAAGTTCTCAGTCTCATTGACGATTATATTCTGTGCGCTTTTGGTGCAATTCCAAACTGCGCACGGTCAGGATGCACCGCCACCAGATACAACGTGGGATGCAGATCCATTGGATGTATTAGAACCTAAAAAAAGTGAAACTCCCATAGAGCCGAGTGTTCCTGAATTTACGGAAATTCAACCGGGCTCTTCGTCGGGGCAAAGTGTTGAAACTCCGCCACCCCCAGCAGCGCCTGATGTACCCACTCCGGAAATTTCTGCACCGAACGATGTGCCGGCACCAACTCATGCCGATGCTTCGTCAAGTTTTTCAGATGCAGGTAGCAGTGATCCGGATTTCAATAAAGAAAATCGATTCCACAATATCTACAAAAAGTACAACGCGCAGCCCACTTCAGATGAAGCTTGGGACAAAGCCGTTGGAGCTCGTAAATCCGAAGTTTATAAGGTCGAAAAGGGTAACACTCTTTGGGATATTTCTAACACGTTCTTCGGTGATCCAAACTTCTGGCCGAAACTTTGGTCATTGAATAATGGATCGATTTTAAATCCCCATGAAATCACTCCGGATATGAATATAAAATTCTATCCAGGTACGATGATGGATGCGCCAACTCTTGCTGTCGCAGGTAAGGAAGGCGAAACTGTCGCTGAATCTGAAGGTGATAAAATCGTTGAACCAAGTATCAGTGAGCCTCCGGTGCCACCAACTCGTCGTAAGCACACTCCCGTGCTTGGCTCACTTCCGAACAGTTTGCCGAAAGGTCGCTTCGGTGTATTTGATGACAGCTCTGCTGTGGAAATTGAATTCAGAGAAAATAAAATGCCGATCCCTTACGAGTATCTGACTTATTTCGTAGCAGATAACGAAGTTCCGGGCGCAGGAACTATCACTGCAACGGAACTGGATTCACAAACGGCGAACGAATTCCAATACGTGTATGTAAAATTAAATGGTAACCAAGAAAAGAACTACATCGTTCAGAAAAATATGGGCGAAGTGTTTGATCCCGCTGTGAAAGGTCGTAAAGGCCGCATGGTGGAAGTTCAAGGTGGTTTAGAAATTCTAGAAAAAGTGAATGCTGAAAAAAATATTTATCGCGCGATCGTTAAAAAAGCGATTCAGCCGGTGGAAGTTGGCGCCGTTCTGGTTCCAGGCGAAGTTCCAATGATCGATCCACGTCCGGGTACAGTGAATAACTCTGCCAATGCGAAAATCATGGGAGGGGAGTTCGGAAAAAAACGCGGTTTGTTTGGTTCAAACTCTTTGGTGTTCTTAGATGGTGGTTCGGCCCGCGGATTTCAGGTGGGACAAAATCTGACAATTTTTGCAGACAGTGCCCTTCGCAATCGTCAAGCCAATGCGGTTTTGAATGATCGCAATATCGGTAGCTTGAAAATCGTCAATGTGACGCCAAACTTTGCCACAGCTTATGTGACGACTTCTAACGAAGATATCTTGTTGGGAGACTATGTCGGTGTGGGAGCAAAAACGGCTTCAGCAGGCCCTGATGTTCAGGAAAGTCATACACCAGAATCGAAAGATCAAATTGATGAAGAATTGGATTTAGGTGGCGCCCCTCCTGTTTCGCCGGAGTCCGGATCTGAAGACCTTGATCTTGAGTTGTAA
- a CDS encoding ComEC/Rec2 family competence protein, which translates to MIILILLALSLSNCTQDTMLNNASSLSQSYQQKCLTFIPRESENYSALTSIVCGEKLSDQNLKQNLVKTSLIHIFIISGSHLLLLDELFAVLRIPFFVRFLILSFYSLIVGWQPPAVRALSALGLRGLFKSRGWKFPPDLMTMIAGCFTLALFPAWWNSPSLLMSWCASLALAWTSLLKIRNVFHRLLFNQCAVFIFMCAPLWGLSSLHPLALLYNLLLGPVVSYILLPLGFASVIIPSVVAAFDFVMTGFAQILKWASEPVPMVSAKQISISTLWFWIFAWHIFFHFFRLRLRQGKDAAWSGC; encoded by the coding sequence ATGATTATTCTTATTCTCCTTGCCTTGAGCTTGAGCAATTGCACGCAGGACACCATGCTGAATAATGCATCAAGCCTTTCTCAGAGTTATCAACAAAAGTGTCTTACATTCATTCCGCGCGAGTCAGAAAATTACTCTGCACTGACCTCAATAGTGTGTGGCGAAAAACTCAGCGATCAGAACCTGAAACAGAATTTAGTGAAGACATCACTGATTCATATATTCATCATTTCAGGTTCTCATCTTCTTTTGCTCGACGAACTTTTCGCAGTTTTAAGAATTCCATTTTTTGTAAGATTCTTAATTTTGAGCTTTTACTCCCTAATAGTTGGCTGGCAACCACCCGCCGTAAGAGCCTTGTCTGCATTGGGTTTGCGAGGACTTTTTAAATCTCGTGGTTGGAAATTTCCACCGGATTTGATGACGATGATTGCGGGATGTTTCACACTCGCGCTTTTTCCTGCGTGGTGGAACTCACCATCACTGCTGATGAGTTGGTGTGCCAGTTTGGCACTGGCATGGACATCGTTGCTAAAAATAAGAAATGTTTTTCATCGCTTGTTGTTCAATCAATGCGCAGTTTTTATTTTCATGTGTGCTCCACTGTGGGGCTTGAGTTCACTTCATCCCCTCGCACTGCTTTACAATTTGTTATTAGGGCCGGTGGTGTCTTACATTTTACTACCGCTAGGGTTTGCAAGCGTCATCATTCCATCGGTAGTGGCGGCCTTTGATTTTGTGATGACGGGCTTTGCACAAATCCTGAAATGGGCCTCTGAACCTGTTCCCATGGTCTCTGCGAAACAGATTTCAATATCCACATTATGGTTTTGGATTTTTGCGTGGCACATCTTTTTTCACTTTTTTCGATTGCGACTTCGCCAAGGAAAGGATGCTGCGTGGAGTGGGTGTTAA